The genomic window GTTGCTAAGAAAATGAATTTCAAGATTTTGGAGATAGAGGGAGAGACAGACCACGTACACTTGTTAGTCGAAATACCTCCAAAACTCGCAGTGTCTCAGATGGTTAATGCTCTAAAAGGTGTGTCTAGTCGTATGCTGAGAAAAGATTACCCACAGCTTAGAAAATATAAATCATTGTGGAGTCCTAGCTATTTCGCAATCAGTTGTGGCGGTGCGCCTATTGAGGCTATTGAAAGCTATATTAGAGAGCAAAGTACCCCTGAAGGGGCAGGCTCTAACCCCAATTCCGAGAGGTAGTTTCTGGTATTTGGGCTGCTGCTGGTAGTGGTGCTGCTTTAATTAGGGAGATGGTAGCGTAATGACTGACCAAGAAATTAATCATCTAATTGCTACTCAAGTCAACGGCTGGATTCACGACGAGGGTATCTTTTACCACGATGCTAGTG from Pleurocapsa minor HA4230-MV1 includes these protein-coding regions:
- the tnpA gene encoding IS200/IS605 family transposase: MNKDIYRREKSSVSKINLHLVFVVKYRKKLFTKEILDSMKIVMRGVAKKMNFKILEIEGETDHVHLLVEIPPKLAVSQMVNALKGVSSRMLRKDYPQLRKYKSLWSPSYFAISCGGAPIEAIESYIREQSTPEGAGSNPNSER